A single window of Streptomyces aquilus DNA harbors:
- a CDS encoding DUF2252 domain-containing protein: MSVPQLNDEPRGEEILAVFDTAFGELLAADPAAFRVKFRKMAASAFAFYRGTACLFYHDLDAEKRGGPYLDERTSRVWIHGDLHAENFGTYMDATGRLIFNVNDFDEAYVGPFTWDLKRFSASIALIGYAKALSDEQITELVRVYAAAYRERVHALATGAKSDEVPPFTLDTAEGPLLDALRDARSLTRFGLLDSMTEIRDFERRFAPGGGSIELDAATRYKVLAAFDGYLETLPETSLARPDSYRVKDVVGRRGIGIGSAGLPSYNILLEGHSDALENDVVIYIKQAQTPAVSRHITDPAIRGYFQHEGHRTVISQRALQAHADPWLGWTELDGAGQLVAEVSPYAVDLDWGDIDDTEEIAAVVADLGRATATMHAAADDQSGESLVPFSTERAIDAAIAADEEGFGELLVSFAHDYGARARADHQIFVDLFRNGRIPGL; this comes from the coding sequence ATGTCGGTACCGCAGCTCAACGACGAGCCTCGCGGCGAGGAGATCCTCGCCGTCTTCGACACCGCCTTCGGCGAGCTCCTGGCCGCCGACCCGGCAGCGTTCCGCGTGAAGTTCCGCAAGATGGCGGCCTCGGCGTTCGCGTTCTACCGGGGCACGGCGTGCCTCTTCTACCACGACCTGGACGCCGAGAAGCGGGGCGGCCCGTACCTCGACGAGCGCACCTCGCGCGTGTGGATCCACGGCGACCTGCACGCGGAGAACTTCGGCACGTACATGGACGCCACGGGCCGCCTGATCTTCAACGTCAACGACTTCGACGAGGCGTACGTCGGCCCCTTCACCTGGGACCTCAAGCGCTTCTCCGCCTCGATCGCCCTGATCGGCTACGCGAAGGCGCTCAGCGACGAGCAGATCACCGAGCTGGTGCGCGTCTACGCGGCCGCGTACCGCGAGCGCGTCCACGCCCTGGCGACCGGCGCCAAGAGCGACGAGGTGCCGCCGTTCACGCTGGACACCGCCGAGGGCCCGCTCCTGGACGCGCTGCGCGACGCCCGCTCGCTGACCCGCTTCGGGCTGCTGGACTCGATGACCGAGATCCGCGACTTCGAGCGCCGGTTCGCCCCGGGCGGCGGCTCCATCGAGCTGGACGCGGCCACGCGGTACAAGGTGCTGGCCGCCTTCGACGGCTACCTGGAGACCCTGCCGGAGACCTCGCTGGCCCGCCCGGACTCGTACCGGGTGAAGGACGTCGTCGGCCGCCGCGGCATCGGGATCGGCTCGGCGGGACTCCCGTCGTACAACATCCTCCTGGAGGGCCACAGCGACGCGTTGGAGAACGACGTCGTGATCTACATCAAGCAGGCCCAGACCCCGGCCGTCTCCCGGCACATCACCGACCCGGCGATCCGCGGCTACTTCCAGCACGAGGGGCACCGCACGGTGATCTCCCAGCGCGCACTCCAGGCCCACGCCGACCCGTGGCTGGGCTGGACCGAGCTGGACGGCGCGGGGCAGCTGGTCGCCGAGGTCTCGCCGTACGCCGTGGACCTCGACTGGGGTGACATCGACGACACCGAGGAGATCGCGGCGGTCGTCGCCGACCTCGGCCGGGCCACGGCCACCATGCACGCGGCGGCGGACGACCAGTCCGGCGAGTCCCTGGTGCCGTTCTCCACCGAGCGGGCCATCGACGCGGCGATCGCGGCCGACGAGGAGGGCTTCGGCGAGCTCCTGGTCTCCTTCGCCCACGACTACGGCGCACGCGCGCGTGCCGACCACCAGATCTTCGTGGACCTCTTCCGCAACGGCCGGATTCCGGGCCTGTGA
- a CDS encoding DsbA family protein, which translates to MSKRNSQSAKTAARERLRQERERQAKRDKIKRQVIVACSIVGVLAIAGGIGYAVVQGNKPGYWEDAKNDKLVKPANTTGTNGTTVVIGKSSAKKTLVMYEDPRCPVCAQFEQTVGPTVKKDLDAGKFKIQYVGATFLDDKLTGEGSKNALSALGAALNVSPEAFLEYKTAMYTTKWHPEETDDKFKDDAYLIKIANTVDALKNNKQFQKDVKDGTYDKWALEESKLFDKAGVGGTPTLKMDGKTLTGSDGENAPMTVAEFNTALEAALKA; encoded by the coding sequence ATGAGCAAGCGGAACAGCCAGTCTGCGAAGACGGCGGCGCGCGAGCGCCTGCGGCAGGAACGCGAGCGCCAGGCCAAGCGCGACAAGATCAAGCGGCAGGTCATCGTCGCCTGCTCCATCGTGGGCGTCCTCGCGATAGCCGGAGGCATCGGCTACGCCGTCGTCCAGGGCAACAAGCCCGGCTACTGGGAAGACGCCAAGAACGACAAGCTGGTGAAGCCGGCCAACACCACCGGCACGAACGGCACCACCGTCGTCATCGGCAAGAGCAGCGCCAAGAAGACCCTCGTCATGTACGAGGACCCGCGCTGTCCGGTCTGCGCCCAGTTCGAGCAGACGGTCGGCCCGACCGTCAAGAAGGACCTCGACGCCGGCAAGTTCAAGATCCAGTACGTCGGCGCCACCTTCCTGGACGACAAGCTGACCGGCGAGGGCTCCAAGAACGCGCTCAGCGCGCTCGGCGCCGCGCTCAACGTCAGCCCCGAGGCCTTCCTCGAGTACAAGACCGCGATGTACACGACGAAGTGGCACCCCGAGGAGACCGACGACAAGTTCAAGGACGACGCCTACCTCATCAAGATCGCGAACACGGTCGACGCCCTGAAGAACAACAAGCAGTTCCAGAAGGACGTGAAGGACGGCACCTACGACAAGTGGGCGCTGGAGGAGTCCAAGCTCTTCGACAAGGCCGGCGTGGGCGGCACCCCGACCCTGAAGATGGACGGCAAGACCCTGACCGGCTCCGACGGCGAGAACGCGCCGATGACGGTGGCCGAGTTCAACACGGCGCTCGAAGCGGCTCTGAAGGCCTGA